A DNA window from Lepidochelys kempii isolate rLepKem1 chromosome 9, rLepKem1.hap2, whole genome shotgun sequence contains the following coding sequences:
- the RBMX2 gene encoding RNA-binding motif protein, X-linked 2 gives MNPLTKVKLINELNQREAELGVQEKVSWHAEYSDSAWIFVGGLPYELTEGDIICVFSQYGEIVNINLVRDKKTGKSKGFCFICYEDQRSTILAVDNFNGIKIKGRTIRVDHVANYRPPKDSEDIDDVTKVLRERGCGAKTPPPTSSDSSSEDSEVPVKKHRDKAKSKREQKEKRRDLQSVKRALPAGELSPTAWIKKEKEDSAYDQYANPRQQSRNGSGRKHASRTYLEEEPEQEQCRKRGVERRGDKGHQEQKGLSSAWKEEKAEDKNRKGEGHSSRQEECLGTRSRERWERSTRDQHARERELSSSRDSSHY, from the exons ATGAA CCCCCTGACGAAGGTGAAACTGATCAATGAGCTGAATCAACGGGAGGCTGAGCTGGGCGTACAGGAGAAGGTGTCCTGGCATGCAGAGTACAGTGATAGTGCCTGGATCTTCGTGG GAGGTCTCCCCTATGAGTTGACAGAAGGTGATATCATCTGCGTGTTTTCACA ataTGGAGAAATTGTGAACATTAATCTTGTGCGAGATAAAAAGACTGGAAAATCAAAAGGTTTCTGTTTTATTTGCTATGAAGATCAGAGAAGCACCATACTTGCTGTTGACAACTTTAATGGGATCAAG ATAAAAGGAAGGACAATTCGGGTGGACCATGTCGCTAACTATCGCCCTCCAAAGGACTCTGAGGATATAGATGATGTAACAAAAGTCCTACGTGAGagaggctgtggggctaaaactCCTCCACCTACTTCATCTGACTCTTCCTCAGAAGACAGTGAGGTACCAGTGAAAAAGCACAGAG ATAAAGCGAAGAGCAAAAGAGAGcagaaggagaagaggagggaccTGCAAAGTGTGAAGAGGGCCCTCCCTGCAGGAGAGCTGTCTCCTACAGCCTggattaaaaaggaaaaggaagactCTGCCTATGACCAATATGCTAACCCAAGGCAGCAGTCCCGGAATGGGTCTGGGCGAAAGCATGCAAGCAGGACTTATCTAGAAGAGGAACCTGAGCAAGAGCAGTGTCGCAAGAGAGGTGTGGAGAGACGAGGGGACAAGGGGCACCAGGAGCAGAAAGGTCTGAGCAGTGCCTGGAAGGAGGAAAAGGCAGAAGACAAGAACAGAAAGGGGGAAGGCCACAGCAGCAGACAAGAAGAATGTCTAGGCACTAGATCAAGAGAGCGATGGGAGAGAAGCACCAGGGACCAGCATGCCAGGGAAAGAGAGCTGTCCAGCTCTCGGGACTCCAGCCACTATTGA
- the RAB33A gene encoding ras-related protein Rab-33A — protein sequence MYQPPDPTGSPPRSAAASCLCVRAAARLRVAPGMQPSGPAAAELDASLEQYLRVRIFKIIVIGDSNVGKTCLTFRFCGGAFPASTEATIGVDFREKTVEIEGEKIKVQVWDTAGQERFRKSMVEHYYRNVHAVIFVYDVTKMASFHNLKMWIEECNGHAVPPFVPKVLVGNKCDLREQIQVPSSVALKFADAHNMLLFETSAKDPKESQNVESIFMCLACRLKAQKSLLYRDMERQQGKVQKLEFTQDANNKNSCPC from the exons ATGTATCAGCCACCTGATCCGACGGGCTCGCCGCCGCGCTCGGCAGCTGCCTCCTGCCTTTGTGTGCGGGCCGCCGCCCGGCTCCGCGTAGCGCCCGGCATGCAGCCCTCCGGGCCGGCCGCCGCCGAGCTGGACGCCTCGCTGGAGCAGTACCTGCGGGTCCGCATCTTCAAAATCATCGTCATCGGCGACTCCAATGTGGGCAAAACCTGCCTGACCTTCCGCTTCTGCGGGGGCGCCTTCCCCGCCAGCACCGAGGCCACCATCGGCGTGGACTTCAGGGAGAAGACGGTGGAGATCGAGGGAGAGAAAAtcaag GTGCAGGTCTGGGACACAGCTGGCCAGGAGCGGTTCCGGAAGAGCATGGTAGAACACTATTACCGCAATGTGCATGCCGTCATCTTTGTCTATGATGTCACTAAGATGGCTTCCTTCCACAATCTCAAAATGTGGATTGAGGAATGCAATGGGCATGCTGTGCCCCCTTTCGTCCCCAAGGTGCTTGTTGGGAACAAGTGTGACTTACGAGAACAAATTCAGGTGCCATCCAGCGTGGCCCTGAAATTCGCTGATGCTCACAACATGCTTTTGTTTGAAACATCAGCCAAGGACCCCAAAGAGAGTCAGAATGTGGAGTCAATTTTCATGTGCCTGGCCTGCCGATTGAAGGCCCAGAAGTCCCTGCTCTATCGGGATatggagaggcagcagggaaaagtGCAGAAACTGGAGTTCACACAAGATGCTAACAATAAAAATTCCTGCCCCTGCTGA